One genomic window of Capricornis sumatraensis isolate serow.1 chromosome 15, serow.2, whole genome shotgun sequence includes the following:
- the LOC138091509 gene encoding endogenous retrovirus group V member 1 Env polyprotein-like yields the protein MTGWETWTLLLALLLRRGWGQNNEERGAWRENSVVNFSSILASGNNLSSWTCHPHPQEGVPQLQIVPVDEDVNLTLTSEPVRNTLLLIVDLEDHEEMGCVELTDRWNQTGLWIKRPFLCTGQGKPCCPCQTDACLIDAGSSLSIYPMSFSTLSSSCTPNQTHWCVDSSLLSPGTQPNTSCTHWKGTAAPAWRLAYQTPSAFSDEEEIEENSELDGGLLDGGPLSPRCSNAPRWGALLRRWFNSTSPRQACTPAGYLFLCGPPQNKLPFEGSPNSSFSWPLRAVAYPCLDNVHFRGECTLGRLGAKGLSTTAYNSATSRNRHNWALRLVLAGIGVAIGLAAPWGVLPIMKQS from the coding sequence ATGACAGGATGGGAAACATGGACCCTTCTCCTGGCCCTTCTCCTAAGGAGGGGTTGGGGACAGAACAAcgaggagaggggagcctggagagAGAACTCAGTCGTCAACTTCTCCAGCATTTTGGCCTCAGGAAATAATCTCTCCAGTTGGACCTGTCATCCCCACCCACAAGAGGGGGTTCCTCAGCTCCAGATTGTGCCTGTAGATGAGGATGTCAATCTCACCCTGACTTCTGAACCGGTTAGGAACACGCTGCTTCTAATAGTGGATCTTGAAGATCATGAGGAAATGGGGTGTGTAGAGCTTACAGACCGTTGGAACCAAACGGGTCTCTGGATCAAGCGGCCCTTTCTCTGCACAGGGCAAGGAAAACCCTGTTGCCCCTGCCAGACAGATGCCTGCCTTATCGATGCGGGAAGCTCACTGTCTATTTATCCAATGTCATTTTCCACGTTAAGCTCCTCCTGCACCCCTAACCAGACTCACTGGTGTGTGGACTCATCTCTGCTCTCCCCAGGCACCCAGCCCAACACATCTTGTACGCACTGGAAAGGAACAGCAGCCCCGGCCTGGAGGCTTGCCTATCAGACCCCTTCTGCTTTCAGCGATgaggaagaaatagaggaaaattcaGAACTAGATGGGGGACTGCTAGACGGAGGGCCTTTGTCCCCTAGGTGCAGTAATGCCCCTCGCTGGGGTGCCCTTTTACGTCGATGGTTTAATTCTACTTCACCCCGCCAAGCTTGTACCCCTGCCGGATATCTATTCCTCTGTGGTCCACCGCAGAATAAACTACCCTTTGAAGGGAGCCCAAATTCCTCCTTCTCCTGGCCTCTCCGAGCAGTGGCCTACCCATGCCTAGACAACGTTCACTTCCGAGGAGAATGTACTTTGGGCCGATTGGGCGCTAAAGGGCTAAGCACCACTGCATATAATAGTGCCACCTCTCGAAACAGACATAACTGGGCACTCAGATTAGTCCTGGCAGGGATTGGGGTGGCCATAGGTCTGGCTGCCCCTTGGGGAGTTTTACCTATCATGAAACAATCTTAA